In Thamnophis elegans isolate rThaEle1 chromosome 4, rThaEle1.pri, whole genome shotgun sequence, the following proteins share a genomic window:
- the LOC116507421 gene encoding nuclear envelope pore membrane protein POM 121-like: MSRGGSAPGWGWWPPSRRRGRQQQRARRRVGAGAGFPEGAWAFPVAVLAVAGLAAASLSLLVLVLGLSGAALSLIVAAAAAGSWIVSSGLGAGGKDRRGTPLLTHRISFAPKSSERVLANGGPSMSYSSPGLLVPERRRGQVYGDHLSPSTRFMLSPRRRYPIQQAQYAALGTLPSICWDEYRRKNRLSIHHSSMAHSPVTVKIARPESSIGRSPLLEQLVSPAAFSSASNTILDPCAKETVLNALKESRKRAVEEEEEDQNFPNGQENKKRRHDSTGSGHSAFEPLVANGAPASLVPKPGSLKRGLVPSHCLEDCSSKRSRTSSLSSVNSLSVSGIPSSIRNAIASSYSSTRGLSQLWKRTGPSSSPLSSPASSRSQTPERPNKKARYPSSNIIEEEPQKSNSQMAVTADKEAQEEKISESPLKNKCNYVSSPSSSGSNGKRKRKIQLLSAHHGDNFALPPPPQLGYTVTPEDLDAEKKATLQWFNKVLEENIDSTPSTPVETTSSSQTLNFPLISTKPTPVSLPVSTAATNPLLESLKNMQEGKSSSAQAAKTVPGTAGSPQLPAFSASLDLSSSVTVTSPKPLAPNVPVSLSTAPPPGTSLPTSSAGNLVTASSEPGHTPARPSSAPKPSILFGILTSPPADKPPAATTPSSSAPCTVPVFKPIFGSPAKSENFSFSTSGTTVVSAAAQPVPSLAPPVAPSAIFKPIFGSLSTPATAVLPTTTSSSPFTLSQAPQPAAASGLPAVNASSSLGLPVLPEAPITTSVSPPGTASVTFVSMSKPVFSFGPGIPSSASAPSNSSSNSTPATAVSTLASQPLLFGAAPNASTAAMPLFQFGKQAAPTGATVNLLAPSSTTNSAPTVTATAATTANTGFGIFSSGSSSSTQASSAPSATTQPPLTFGSCTSAFSSTFGAASKPPPPYPTVTSQLAFDSGVSEGQQAALKPPAAGPLNFGTPFSFSGSVAQPAAQPAFGSSTQTPFGGAGPMASFGAKSTSQPAFGAASSIFSFGTATTSSTQTTSSSTGSSVFGGSAPAPFAFGASNPAPGVAGSAFGVGASATGTGVPTVGFGFGSGQSGAAEGVTPFGTSLAQNPLGAQNQNSAFAFSIPSTPESKPAFGGTPTPTFGQSTPTPGGGTVGSCNLSFGTPITPSFGGGTPAFGPATATFSIGAGSKTGTRQRLQARRQHTRKK; encoded by the exons ATGTCTCGGGGCGGCTCGGCGCCCGGCTGGGGCTGGTGGCCTCCGTCGCGGCGGCGGGGGCGGCAACAGCAACGGGCCAGGAGAAGGGTAGGCGCCGGCGCCGGCTTCCCGGAAGGAGCCTGGGCCTTTCCCGTGGCGGTGCTGGCGGTGGCGGGACTGGCGGCGGCGTCGCTCTCCTTGCTGGTGCTCGTGTTGGGCCTCTCCGGGGCTGCGCTCTCTCTCATCGTGGCGGCGGCGGCCGCGGGATCCTGGATAGTGTCCTCGGGATTAGGCGCTGGCGGCAAGGACCGGAGGGGGACCCCCTTGCTGACCCACCGCATCTCCTTTGCCCCCAAGAGCAGCGAAAGGGTCCTGGCCAACGGGGGCCCCTCCATGAGCTACTCCTCGCCCGGGCTGCTCGTGCCCGAAAGGAGGCGGGGGCAGGTTTACGG gGATCACCTGAGTCCATCAACTCGTTTTATGCTGAGTCCTCGGCGGCGCTATCCTATCCAGCAAGCCCAATATGCTGCGTTGGGAACCCTGCCTTCAATTTGCTGGGATGAGTATCGGCGGAAAAACAGGCTATCCATTCACCATTCTAGCATGGCCCACAGCCCTGTAACAGTGAAGATTGCTCGGCCAGAAAGCAGCATTGGCCGTTCTCCACT GTTGGAGCAGTTGGTTTCTCCTGCAGCTTTCTCTTCAGCATCTAATACTATCCTGGATCCATGTGCAAAAGAAACTGTCTTGAATGCTCTCAAAGAGAGCCGGAAGAGAGctgtggaggaagaagaggaggaccagAACTTTCCAAATGGTCAGGAGAACAAGAAGAG GCGCCATGATAGTACTGGAAGTGGTCATTCTGCATTTGAGCCCTTGGTGGCCAATGGAGCACCTGCATCTCTTGTGCCCAA ACCTGGCTCTCTGAAGCGGGGACTTGTTCCTTCCCACTGCCTAGAAGATTGCTCCTCTAAGAGATCGCGCACTTCTTCCCTCAGTTCTGTGAATAGTCTGTCTGTGAGTGGTATACCAAGCTCTATCCGCAATGCTATTGCCAGCTCATACAGCTCCACCAGAGGTCTCTCACAG CTATGGAAGAGAACGGGACCAagttcctctcctctttccagcCCAGCATCCTCTCGGTCTCAAACACCTGAAAGGCCTAACAAGAAAGCAAGATATCCCAGCTCCAACATCAT TGAAGAAGAGCCTCAGAAATCCAACTCGCAAATGGCTGTGACAGCAGACAAAGAGGCACAGGAAGAGAAGA TTTCAGAATCACCCTTGAAGAATAAATGCAACTATGTGAGTTCACCATCTTCCTCAGGAAGCAATGGCAAGCGGAAGCGGAAGATTCAGCTACTTTCCGCTCATCATGGAGATAATTTTGCCTTG CCTCCACCACCTCAGCTAGGCTATACAGTCACCCCAGAAGACTTGGATGCAGAGAAGAAAGCAACACTACAGTGGTTCAACAAAGTCTTAGAAGAAAACATTG ATTCCACCCCAAGCACACCTGTGGAGACCACCTCTTCATCCCAAACTTTGAACTTTCCACTGATCTCTACCAAACCAACACCGGTGTCATTGCCCGTCTCTACTGCTGCAACCAATCCCCTTCTGGAGAGCTTGAAGAACATGCAAGAAGGAAAGAGCTCTTCAGCACAAGCAG ccaagACAGTTCCAGGGACTGCAGGGAGCCCTCAGCTGCCAGCTTTCTCTGCCTCACTGGATTTGAGCTCCTCAGTGACAGTGACATCCCCTAAGCCTCTGGCTCCCAACGTACCTGTTTCCCTCTCTACTGCTCCTCCTCCAGGCACTTCCCTGCCCACTAGTAGCGCAGGCAATTTGGTGACAGCTTCTTCTGAGCCGGGCCACACTCCAGCCAGGCCCTCGTCTGCTCCAAAGCCCAGCATCCTCTTTGGGATCCTCACCAGtcctccagctgacaagcccccAGCTGCAACCACGCCATCGTCTTCTGCGCCCTGCACAGTGCCTGTGTTCAAGCCAATCTTTGGCAGCCCAGCAAAAAGTGAGAACTTTAGCTTCTCCACAAGTGGCACCACTGTGGTTTCTGCCGCCGCGCAACCTGTGCCTTCTTTGGCACCTCCGGTTGCTCCCAGCGCCATATTCAAACCCATCTTTGGATCACTGTCTACACCAGCAACTGCTGTCCTGCCTACAACTACTTCATCGTCTCCCTTCACATTGAGCCAGGCCCCTCAGCCAGCAGCAGCATCTGGCCTCCCTGCTGTCAACGCCTCCAGCAGTTTAGGGCTCCCTGTTCTCCCAGAGGCCCCCATTACCACCTCGGTGTCACCTCCTGGAACAGCAAGCGTGACCTTTGTCTCCATGAGTAAACCTGTGTTCAGTTTTGGGCCAGGCATCCCATCCTCTGCCTCTGCccccagcaacagcagcagcaatagcactCCTGCCACTGCTGTCTCCACGCTGGCATCCCAGCCCTTGCTATTTGGGGCTGCCCCCAATGCCAGCACAGCTGCCATGCCCCTTTTCCAGTTTGGCAAGCAAGCTGCCCCCACAGGCGCCACTGTCAATCTCTTGGCACCCTCCAGCACCACTAACTCAGCACCCACTGTTACTGCCACCGCCGCCACCACAGCCAATACTGGCTTTGGCATTTttagcagcggcagcagcagttCCACGCAGGCTTCTTCAGCACCATCGGCCACCACCCAACCTCCACTGACATTTGGATCTTGCACCTCTGCGTTCAGCAGCACCTTTGGGGCTGCCTCAAAACCACCCCCTCCCTACCCTACGGTTACAAGCCAGCTGGCTTTTGATTCAGGTGTCTCCGAGGGCCAGCAGGCAGCTCTCAAGCCTCCGGCAGCCGGGCCCCTGAACTTTGGGACTCCTTTCAGCTTCAGTGGCTCAGTAGCCCAACCTGCAGCCCAGCCAGCCTTTGGCAGCTCCACGCAGACCCCCTTTGGAGGGGCTGGCCCCATGGCATCCTTTGGAGCCAAAAGTACTTCCCAGCCGGCCTTTGGAGCCGCATcgtccatcttttcttttgggacaGCCACCACATCCAGCACGCAGACTACAAGCAGCAGCACAGGGAGCTCTGTCTTTGGAGGTTCAGCCCCGGCTCCGTTCGCCTTTGGGGCATCGAATCCCGCCCCGGGCGTAGCAGGCAGCGCTTTTGGCGTTGGCGCCAGTGCTACAGGCACAGGAGTGCCCACGGTCGGATTCGGTTTCGGCAGCGGGCAGAGCGGAGCTGCAGAGGGAGTGACACCCTTTGGAACTTCCTTGGCACAAAACCCTCTGGGTGCCCAGAACCAAAACTCTGCCTTTGCTTTCAGCATCCCAAGTACACCTGAGAGCAAGCCAGCATTCGGAG GAACTCCCACACCTACATTTGGGCAAAGTACACCTACCCCAGGAGGCGGCACAGTAGGGAGCTGCAACCTTTCCTTTGGAACACCCATCACCCCCAGCTTTGGAGGAGGGACACCTGCTTTTG GGCCAGCAACAGCCACCTTCTCCATTGGAGCAGGATCCAAGACAGGAACTCGCCAACGGCTGCAGGCCCGGAGGCAGCACACTCGTAAAAAGTAA